CGTCAAACGGGAAGAGAGACCGACCATCGGATCCTCGTAATAATCGGAGGCATAAAGCAACGACGAAACGGGAAAAACCAAAAGGTAAGAAATCATCATGCGTAGAAAAATTTTCCGCATTACGTCGTCTCCTTACATTTAGGGATTAAGCATATCGAGCAGAGAGTCGATATCGTCGATATCCATGGATGCCTGACTAAGAAAGTAGGCGGCATTTTCCGCATCACTTTGAGAGGCGCTGTAGGAGGATGGGGTGGAAGGCAATGTATCAATAGTATCAATAACGTCCTCCAAGTCGCTCTGAGTACCTCCTCCGGTAATAGCCTCAGAAAGAACAAGCGATGCGGCGGCCAACAGGTAATCGGTATCGGAGATATCCGCACCTCCCGCTTCGGCAGCGGCAAGGCTCGTTCCTGCAGCCTGGAGGTAGGTTTGGTCGAGACTGCCAAGGATATCACCGGCATCGATATCTGCCTCATCGATACCGGCATCAAGTTCATCAACGATGTTTTCTACCGCTTCGTTAAGGCCCGAAGCTCCAAGAGCAACCTGGCTTGCAAGAAGCTGGACATCGGGATCACTGTTGTCCGCTATGGCGTCGTAGGCCTTTTGAAGGGTCTCTGCATCGCCGCTGGAAAGAGCCATCTGGGCATATGCAACCTGCTGATCATCCGACAGCTTGGACGGATCCCGGGCAGCCCAGGAAAGGGGACTGTACGTGAACATTTGTTCGCAACCGGCCAGCAACAGGGCAAGAGCCACAATATAAAGCAATGTCCATAAACGGCGATTCATACAAGCCTCCATGACTTCGTATCAGAAACGAATGGCAGCCTCCACGGAGAAGCCTTCGTTCGGCCGCGACCCCGCATAATTACCCATTTCTCTTGTAAAATAGGCGAGATTGACATCGAGAAACAGCAACTTCATACCAAACCCTGCGGTAAAGTAGCCCTGGTTGATTCCGCCCCTCAGTTTCAGGAATCTCAGCACCTTGACCTCGGTACCGGCATGGACTTTGGTCCAGCCGCTGGGGTCTGATTCCTGGTAATAGGTATTGCGATACTCCATATGAAAGGTCGGATCAAGCAGCCAGGCAAGAGAGCCAAAATTGGGATGATACGACAGACCGTAGGCAATGGTCATGGGAATGGTAAAGGTATCGCCGTCAACCGACGAAGCCCCGGAATCATCGAAGGTAAGAATCGCGGAAAAGTCTCCTGAGTCGTCCAGGGAATAATCCATCTTTGTACCGCCGATATCCCTGACCGAAACGCCAAGATTAAAGGGGCCCAGCTCGGCTATAATGCCGGCATCCACTGCAAGCCCACTTCCGTAATAGACGGGAAAGCTAACATCCTCATCGCCGTTGGCAGCATCGAAGAAATCGACGATCGCAACATCCTGGGCCTCCGCCCTGAGCATGTAGCGAAGATCACCCCCGATATAGAGGGTGGAAAAGCCGATCTCTATGGGGACCGCGTATCCTGCGATCGCCGCCCAGGTGTAGGACGCATCGATCTCCGTTGCCATGGCATAGTCGCCGCGGCCGTAGAAATCGAATCCGCCGACAAGACCCAGTCCAAGGCCCTTCCCCACGATACCGATGCCCGTTGAGACGTTGCCGCCGATGCCGTTGCCAGTAATGAGATCACTGAGAAGAGAAATACCGTCTTCGGGTTTATCCCCCACAAGCTCACCAAGATTGTCGAGATCCCCGTCAGAAGGAACAAAATAAGGGGTCACCGATGCCGAGAGAAGGGTAAACGAGCCGCCCTTTCGAGCAAAGCCTGCAGGGTTGGTAAAAAGCGCGTTATAACCGTGGGCCACAGCCGTAAACGAGCCGCCCTGGCCCAAAACCTCCGCGGTAACAGGAGAAAAGACGGGACTGTCGAAATCATGAGCAAACAGGGAGGCTGAAAAAGCCGCCAAAACGGCACATATTAATACTAGTCGTTTCATTCACGTACCTCCTTAGAACGTAGTATCGTATCCCGCCCAGGAGAGGATGTTGAAAAGGCTACCTGCATCATCCAACTGGTCGAAGGGGTCGTCATCATCGGAAAACTGAACACTCGGATCCGTCGGATCCTGCACGAGGGTCCAAAGATCCTCTATTCCGGCATCACTGTCACCACTTCCCAGAGTATCGACTGCAGTACTCACCACGATGGCGACGATGGCCATCTGGGCGATTCCACCTGCGTCCCCGTCGCTGAGGCCGATATCACCGGGATCATCGGTATCGGACAAACCACTGCCAAGGGCATTGAAGGCATCCGCAGCGGCAAGCAAATCATTGATTGCCTCGGTAAATGCCGTTTTGTCGTTCTTCAGATCGCTGGGAACAAAGGTGGCGATCAGGTCCTCGGGATCGGGATCAGAGTCGTCAGCGGTCAGCTCACTGATGATGTCCGGAAGGCTGTTGACAAGCTCCTTGGCGTCGTCGTTGCTTTCGATCATCACCTTGCCGGCCGCAGCAGCAGCCGCCTGTTTTTTGGGAGTATCCGCATCCGCAGTGCCGCCGTCTGTTGCATAGTCAAGTAAATTGTCATAGGCCGTCTGGGCTTCGGACGAACTCAGGGACTCGGAGATCTCACCGTCGAAAAGATCCTCACTATAGGACATGACGTTGGAATCGGTGATGGTCACATCGGCATCGAAATCCGGGCCTTTCTCAAGCCCTGCATCCATAAAAAGATTACCACTGCAGCTGCCGAGCAAGATGAGCGACAAGGCAACGATAAAAAACGGGAGCCTTTTTTCCATAGGTTCCTCCTTGTATTTGGCAGTTACCATTCATATTTCATTTATATACTTTACATAGTTTACATGAGCTTTTGTAACGAAGTGTAACACCTGGAATTCCAAAAAACAATACCAAAATGACAAAAAAAGCTTTTTAGAGTTATTTGATTTCCTGAATAAATGTTGCCCTCAACGATTCCGAATCAGGCTCATAGTCGAGAAGTACACGACAGAGATCGCCCCGTTTTTCGGATGGAGGAATGGCATTGCAGGGAAGGTGAAGATAGCGGTCGGTCAGCACCAGGGCCTGTCCATTCTCGGGCAGCCGCTCGATGACGGCCTCTTCACTGGTTCCTGCCCGTCTTGCAAGAAAAGATGTGTGAAGCCGGGAAGAAAGTCGGCCGATTTCCACCATTCTCTCGGCGGCAATTCGCTCAGGCACCCTCCCCCGGGCCGTATAGAGGGGTGTTCCCGGACGAGGGCTAAAGGGAAAGGCGTGGATGTGGGCGAATCCGCAGCGTTCGACAAGAGAAAGGGTTGCCTCAAAGTCGACATCCCGCTCTCCGGGAAGACCGACGATGATGTCGGCAGCAAGGAAGGGATCTTCCTTGGCTTTTCGAAGCAGCGATACGGCGCGCAGAACATCGTCTGCGGTGTAGTGCCTTCCCACGGAAGCAAGAACGGCATCGGATCCGCTTTGAACGGGAAGATGAAAGTGGGAGCGTACCCTGGGAGAAGACGCGGCCGAGACAAGCTTCCGGTCAACGGCATCGGGTTCGATACTGGAGAGACGGATGCGATAAGCACGGGAATCGGATGCCATGAGGGCAAGAAGATCGGCAAAGCGGAGATCTCCCTCCTGCCAGGCAGTAAGATTAACACCGGTCAGTACAATTTCGCCGAAGCCTTCGTCTGCAAGGGCTGCTGCACGCCGCATGACCTCGGAAGCAGATAGCGAAACCGAGGGCCCCCGGGCGAGGCGCACCCGACAATAGGTACATGCATTGTCGCAGCCATCCTGGATTTTGAGAAAGCCCCTGCTCCGTCCCGATTTTTCGTTTCCGGAGATCTCAAAACGAAAGCGATCGGAGGCCGAAGGATCGCCGGCGAATGCCGCAGCACTTTTTTCCCGGGCAAAGCTTCGCACCGCATCCAGGAGGGTATAGCCGCCGGCGGCACCTTCGAGGAATTCGGGAAGATCAAGGATCGAGGCCTTCGCAGAGAGGGGTAACACAACCACATTCTCGCCGAGGGCGGCAACCTGGTCGGGATCCATTTGGGCATAGCAGCCGGTGACGAGAACCACCGACAGGGGATTGTTTCTGGCAAAGGAGCGTATCATTCTCCGGGCCTTCTGTTCGGCCTTACTGGTGACGGTACAGCTATTCACCACAAAGACTTCGGCCTTTCCTTTTGCGGAAGGAGGGACCAAAGAAAAACCCCGGCGTCCGAAGGCGGTCGCCAGGGCCTCACTCTCACTCTGATTGAGTTTACAGCCGAGGGTAAAGAAAGAGACCCGCATCAACCCCTCAACTTTGTTTCCACCCGCTCTTTTCCACGGACAGCGTCGGAAAGTCGTGAGTTTAACTCGAGGGCCTTGTTGTATGCGGCAAGCGCATACCGGTAGTCCTCGGCCATCTCCCGTGCATAGCCAAGCCGTGCCCACCATCTCGCCACCGAATCGGTGTGATATACCGCAGTGGTAAGGGCGATATCGGCATGGTTGTATTCACCCATCCGTATAAAAATCTCCCCCATAAGATAATAAACGGAATCGATCCGCATACCTGTGGGAGCAATCGTCGCATATTCTTCGAACCATTTCAAAGCGTCGAGGTTGTTTCCCTTGTAGTAATACCCCTCGCCCATCACCTCGACCATGCGGGCATCGTAGCGGCTGACCTGCATTCCCTTTCTGGCCCACTCGAGGGCCTCGTCGTACTTACCGCCTCGAAGAAGACTCCAGCAGAGTACCGAATAGGAATCCATGTTTTCCGGTGTCGCTTCAAGTTCCTGTTTACAAACCTCAACCGCCTGGTCATAGTTACCGGCACGATAGAGCTTTAGTGCATCGGGACGTTCCTGAGCCGAGGAAAACGTCACAGACGCAGCCATCAAGAGCGGAATAAAGAGTAATCGTATCCCTCTTTTGCTTATCATTACCACCCTACTCCTTCGCTTCGGAGCGTTCCGGCGGAGCCTCCATACGGCAGATCCCGTTGAAACGGCAACCGCTTTCCATGATAACGTCCGGTGCGGTGATATCACCATCCACCATGGCTGTGGAAAAAAGCTCAACCTTGGTGTGGGCAAACACATCACCCTTTACATAGCCTTTGACAGAGACGATATTGGCCTCTACCCGGGCCTCTACATAAGCCTTCTCATCAATATAGAGATCTCCGGTAGCTGCGATCTCGCCCTTCAGACGACCCTTGATCATGAGGCTGTCCGGAAAGCTTAAGGTACCGGAAAAATCAATATCCTCAGCAAGAATAGTTACAATATCATTTTCATCGATGTCTCTGATATAGACGTCGGACATCAGCATACTCCTCGAAATAATACACCTATCCTATAGGCGGCCCTGCGGGGCTGTCAAGGGCGATCCGGTGGTAAATCGGCCTGAGCGAAAAGCGTCATGATCTGCTCGAGAGCACTGGTCAACTCCATTCGCATGCCATGAGTGTAGGGGTTGTAACGTTGCAGATCAATAAAAAGCTGCAGCGGGTCGTTGCAGGTCTGTTCACGCACCTGCAAAAGTCTTTTATAGCCGCTGGTCGCTATCTCGCTTTCATGAAGATCCAATTCGCCAAGTATTCTCCCGACAACATGGGTAATACCTTGGGTATAGGCCGCTTCCTTGTCATGCCGATCGGCAGTGATTTCAATAACACGAAGTCCCATCTTCGAAAAGTGATGCCTCCAAAAATCGACTTTTCCCTCATCGTCGCGGCCGGGGCAAAGAACCACGGGAAGGCCGTCCATTCCTTCAGATGCGGAGTCTGGGCCGAACATAGGATGGGAACCTGCGAAAGTACAGCCTCGAGGCAGGAGGCGTTCCATAGTCCGCAAAGGTTCGACTTTCACGGAACAGGTATCGAAGACAAGGGTATGTTTTCCGATTTTGGCAGCCGTATGCGATAAGACCTCTTCAAAAGAGCTTATGGCAACGCAATAAAAAAGGGTATTACAGGAAAGCACCTCAGCTTCCGACCCCGAAACGACACCTTCGGGAAGAGCACGTTTACTTCTGTTGTATCCAATGACCTTCAAGCCGCTTGCGGCAAGGCTTTTCGCCCAAAAAGAACCGAAGCGACCCAGGCCATATATGCCTACGGTGTGTTCTACCATACCAGGCATACTACCCAGTTGAATCGCATCGCACAAGCATCAGAAGGAAAAACCAAGAAGGAAAACAGACTGTTCACCTCGTTGTATCTTTGGTATGATAATGGTCGTATCAGAAGATCAATCATTGCAAGGAGCAAAAATAATATGACGTTTGCCGAAAAGATGAAGGGAAAAGCAAAGAGCATGAAAAAAAGCCTGGTTCTCCCCGAGGGGACCGAGCTAAGGACTCTTAAGGCGGCGGGAGAGATTCTCAAACAGGGCATTGCTTCCGCAGTAACGGTATTGGGGAAGGAAGCAGAGGTAACAAAAGCGGCACAACATGCAGGAGCCGATCTCTCCGGGGTCACTATTCTCGATCCATCGAGTTCTTCCTATTTTGATGATTTTTCCGCAGAACTTTTTCAACTGCGCAAACATAAAGGCATGACTGAAGAAGAGGCGAAAAAGCAGATCCTTTTGCCGCTGAACTGGGGCGCAATGATGGTCCGCAAAGGAAAGGCGGATGCCATGGTTGCAGGTGCGGAAAACTCCACAGGGAATGTACTACGATCGGCCTTTACCATCATAAAAACAAAGCCGGGAGTCACATATGCCAGCAGCTGTTTCGTCATGTCGATGCAGGATAAGAGCTGGGGCGTCGATGGTAATCTGATTTTTGCCGACTGCGCGACAATTCCTGATCCCAGTGCCGAACAGCTGGCGGAGATTGCCATTGCCAGTAGTGAAAGTTGTCGAACATTCCTGGATGCCGAACCGGTGGTGGCATTGCTGAGTTTTTCGACCAAGGGTTCGGCAGAACATCCCAACGTCGACAAGGTCCGAGAAGCGCTGAAGATTGTTAAAGAAAAACGCCCCGATCTGAACATCGATGGTGAATTACAGGCGGACGCAGCATTGGTTCAGTCGGTTGCAGAGAAAAAGGCCCCGGGATCCAAGGTCGGAGGAAAAGCCAATGTCCTGGTTTTTCCCGATCTCCAGGCGGGAAATATCGGTTACAAACTGGTACAACGTTTGGCAGGAGCCGAAGCATTCGGTCCCGCACTTCAGGGCTTTGCGAAGCCGGTTAGCGATCTCTCAAGGGGATGCAGTGTGGAGGATATTGTCACCACCAGTGCTATTACCCTGGCTCAGGCAAAATAAGAGAGGAGGCCGGCGAACAAAGACTCGTTCACAATCCGGGCTTCACTGCTCGGGATCTTGGTTCGCCATTATTTGATATCTTTAGGTGTATGCTTACGGCCCGCCTTCGGGCGGCGTAAGCAATGACGTCATTGCCCAATAGAGAGTTTAGACGGGATAACTACACAATGAAAAAATCTTTTTCCAAAAGACAGCGACAGATCATCGAAGTTACCATGAACCTGATTCAAGAGCAGGGTCTGGTTGCCGCAACAACACGAAATATTGCTGCAAAACTCCAGATCAAAGAGCCGAGTCTCTACCGACACTTTGCCAATAAAAAGGCAATTTTCGAAGGAATGTGCGACGTAGTGGAAGAATATTATCATGACTTTGAAAATCAAATCGATACAATTCAGGGATCGCCTCTGGATATCATCGGAAGCGCCTTTATCCTCCGAAGTAAGGTATTCAGCGAGCATCCTCATTTGGGCTTTCTGATTACAAACAGCGAACTGGTTTTCCAAGCCTATGGGGATCTAAGAAAACGCGTTGGGGAACTCAGAAAAAACGATTACACGGGAATCATAAAAGCAATAGGAGAGGGGCAGAGCCAGGGAATCATCCGAAAAGATCTGGCGACGGAGAATATTGCGGCCATGATAGGCGGTTCGTTTATCATCGCCTACCGCAACACAATCGACTACACTACCTCTCCTTTGAAGCGCTACAAGTCGGTATGGCAAGACCTACGAATAACGCTTGTTGCCTAGGCGGCGTTACGAAAACTAATGCATGTTTTCATTAAACGTTTTCATTAATGCAATAAAAAAGGGGCCCACACAACAGCCCCTTTTTTGTTATGCCCTAATAACAGCTAAAGATTGAGCTTCTGAAGAGCAGCCTTTGCCTCTCTTCGCACGGACCCTTCCCAAAATTCCGAAACGGTCACCATGGTAAGAGCTTCAAATCCGGCAGAACTGCCGGTCGATCCCAAGGCCTGGATGGTTGCCTTGGCAATCCGAAGAGAATCGCTCGCCCCATATTGCCGTCGCTCGGTTTGGTAACTGAGAAAAGAAGCAAGGGCCTTAGCAACCTCATCATCCTGAAAGCCGCCCATCGCATCGAGAAGCGTAAGCATCGTATCTTCTTCGAAGATTCTATTGGTCTGATATCCGATGAGCATCGATTCCATAGGCTCGGCCGCAGCAGGGTCCTTCGTCTGAAGTGTTCCGATGGCACGGAGTGCCGACAGCCTGAGGCTCTTGAGCTCCCGCTTCTCTATTCCGTCCTTTGCCGTATAGCGAAGCCCTTCCTGCAGCGCAAAAGTCGCCAGCGAAGCCTTCGCCTCATCAGGAGCCTGAGAAGCAAGGCCGGCATCAAGGGCAGCCGTTTTTACCGAATACCGTTCGTTATTTTCCATGATGGAATGCAGCTGCTGTGTGGGGTCCTCCACAATGACCGCCAACGCCTGCTTTGCACGTTCCTTCACACCGCTGAGGGATGAATACCAGCCCATGGATGCAAAGAAGATAGGCTCGTATCCCTCTTCTGCCTTCAGACGCTCCAAGGCGAGTACAAGTGCATAGGCAAAGACCTCATTCGCCCGCTGATTCTCAAGTTCATCATAATTAAAATTGAGGTTGCGCAGCATGGTTGCCATCTGCCCGGCATACTGACGTGCACCCATCTTGCCAAGCGCAATAACCGCTTCCCCTTTGAGAAAAGGATCATCGACGGCCTCAACAACCTCCCAGGTGTAGGTTGCGGCTTGGGATGCCTTAAGGCGGCCGAGCTCTTTTACAATCATCTTGATTAGCTCATAGGCTTGCGTCTCTTCCGTGGCCGATCTTTGATTGCTGAGGTTTCTAACCTGCTCATCCAGGGCCGAAGTGAGAACAGGAATCATGTCTCGATCGTGCTGTTCCACGATGCTTTGCATGATTGCCAACTTATGGTCGACCGTCGATGCTCGTCCGTACAGACGTCCCCACACCGCGGTAACTTCGTTCGCACTCAGCGGCAAGACGGCCGACAGAACAAACAAAACAGCTAATCCTCGAAAAACTTTGACGTTCATTCCTACTTTACTCCTCTCCTACTGTCCTGGTTACGCTTCTTGCAATGTATGTTTTCGTGATCCGCTCCAAGACATTATCGGATGCATCCAGATAGGTAATCTCAACAGGCATCCCCTCTTCGTTGTTCCGATAAAGGGTTTTCCGGATTACGGTGCCGTTTTTTCTGTGTTCGATCTCCTCTACCAAAAGAGCATTTTCATATCGGTAGCTCGTATATGATTCAAGCTTTTTATCCTTGTCATACTGAGAACGTTTTACAAGAAGGCCATTTTCATATTCACTTTCGAACAGCTCTTCAAGACCGCCTGCAGGATTGTAATTCTCGGTGCTGCTGAGTCTGCCGCCTTCATAGTGAAAGAGTGTATAGGCAAGCAGTGCACCGCTGCCGTTGTAGACCTCCCACCGTGTTTTTCTTCCTTCCGCATCGTAATCCCAGTGGAGACGAGTCTGCAACTCGTCATTTTGATCAAAGAGCCGGTCCTCAACAAGGAGAGAGTTGTCATACGCATAACGGTGAGTTGAAGTCACTTCCCCCGCACCATTTTCGGTTCGTTCAGAGAGCAGCAACCCCTCTTTCCATTCATAGATTGTACGTTCCTGAAGCTTCTGCTCCGCATCATAGAGCAGGGACTCAAGCTTATTAGTTGTCGTTTCATCGTACCTGTTTACCCGCCGTTCATCGGCCACCCCATCGGCAAACCACGATTGTTCCTCGCTTGCCAAGTAGACCGTTTCGGTAACAACGGCAGGTTTCTGCGCTTTCTCTTCTTTTATTGGCTCCGGTTGTGAAACGTCAGCCTCAGGAGCGGTTGCACATGCTGCAAACACCATGACAAACATTATGGCTGCCGAACCAAAAACAAGCTGCCGAATTGATCTTCTTTTCATTCCTACGTCCCTCCGCGTAAACTTAGAATTACCTTTCTCAATCACAGTATATTCGAAGCGAATTTACCGGTCAAATGGCTACAGGCCTTGGCAACCATTTCGACACTCACCTCCTCCCCTCTTTGCCCTAAACCGATACCAGCCTCCTCCGCCGCATTGAGAATAGCATTTTTCCCCAACCTTGCGGCAAGAATTCCGCCGGAAAGTGAATTTCTGACGGTTTTTCTTCTATTTGCAAAAAGATCCTTGGCAAACGTCGAAGCCAAACCAGCCGATAAACCGGAAAAACGATGATGAGGAACCATCTCGATAATGGCTGAGGTGACCTCGGGAACGGGAAAGAATGATCCGGGTTTTATTACGCCAGCGATACGAACATCCCATGAAAAGGCACAGATCATGGAAAAAGCGCCGTAACGTTTACTTCCGGGGGAAGCAGACATTCTTTCGGCTACCTCTTTTTGAATGGTAAAAACCATTTTTCTCGGTTTTGCCTCCGCTTCGATAAGATCACCGATAAACGAGGCGGCACAGTTGTAGGGAAGATTACCGAAGATGAGAGAAGGAGGACCCAAACGCTTATAGGCCGGCTGCCAATTTTTCATGACATCCCCCTCTACTAATTCGAAACCGTCTACCATGGAGAAACGTTCTCGAAGAAAGGAGATGAAGCCTCGGTCAATCTCAAACACCGTTATAGTGCGACACAGCCCCAGAATCATATGGGTCATGGCACCGAGACCAGGCCCTATTTCCCATACATGATCATTCTTCGAAAGTTCAAGAAGCTTTACGATTTTTGAACGAACCCCCGGCGCAACGAGGAAATTCTGTCCGAAGCGTTTCTGCATGCTCAATCCCCGGACTTCCAGGAAAGCGGCAAGAGACGCGGGCGAATCGTAATCGAAAGGGTATTCCACCATTATTAAAAAGATAGCGTAGCGACAGTGTGATGGTCAACAGAAGTGTGGCAAAGATCGCGGCAGTGTTGGGATCTTTGGGAAACACTGCAGGAAGCGAGGCACACAATTGTGCAAGTGAGAGCACAAAAGCCGCAAGGTGGTCTGAGAACACCGAACAGCATGCCAGAAGTGCGGAAAGCTTGGTAATGTGTAAGAAAAGCTGAACCAGGCCGCTCCAAATAAGAAGAAGAACAGGAAGGGAAAGGAGCACAGAAGCCGCAAGAGAGGCAGGACGCAGCTCCCCAAAGTAGAAAAAGAGGAGCGGAGCAGAGGCAAGAATCGCCGCTATAGAGGCGGCAAGAAGAGAAGAAAGGGCCGAAGGCAGCAAAAGGCCCCTCAGAATGTTATCGATAGGAGCAGCAAGGGTGAGGATTCCAAAAAGCGCAAGGTAGGAGAGTTGAAAAGAAAGTTCTGCCGGGCTTAAGGGGAAAATGACAATCTGCATAAGAAAGGTAAGCGTGAGGGCACGAAACGAAGAGCTTTTGCTCCAGAAGATTGTTCCCGCAAGGATAAAAAAGAAGAGGGCCCGCACAAGGGATGGGCGTAAGCCAACAAGAAACAGATAGAACGGCAAGAAGAGAAGCAACAGAACTTTCGCGTATCGCCTTCCCACAATGGGCCTGAGGAGAGAAAAGACCAAGGACGCAAGAATCCCGATGTGCATACCCGATAGGGCAAGGATATGGCTTGCCCCGGCCCTGCGGAAAAGCGTAAAGACAGGGCTCGAGGGATCACTTTTTCGCCCCAGAAGCAGGGCCTCCAAAAGGAGAGAGGCCCTCGGCGAGTCTGAAAAAAGCCTCGAAGCCGACCGGAAAAATGTATATCGTATACGCCTGCCGAGGCCGCAGTGGCGCGTCAAACGTAGCGTTGAAGATCGGGCAAGGGGCCGGTCTGTCTCATCGAAGGAGAGATCGAGGGATATCTCACATCCTGTCAAGGCCTGCCTGGCCATATCGCGGCAGTCCGGCACAAAAAGAGTACAGATGCCCCTCCCCGAGGCGATCGTACCGTCCCTGCCCCGCACAGAATCGATATGAAATTGAAGGAGGGCACCATCGGAAGCGGTAAGAACGGGGTCCCGGTAAAGGTATCCCTCAACCGATCGAAGCCGTGTCGGATCAATCCCCCAAGAAGGCATCAAGGATGTTCGGGTACGTACAGAGAGAAGTGCGGCCCCCGACCCCAAAAAAAGGAAAAGAAAAACCCTTCCTATCCGGTATGCCTTATCGGAGGCAAAAGAACGTAGAACAACGGAAAAAGCGGCACACAAAAAGGGAAAGAGAAGAAAAAAGGGCCGGAAAACATGAGATACGAGGAGGAACAGGACGGCCGAAGCGATTGCAGCAAGATCGCAAAGGAATTCCCATGACTCGTTCCGTCCTCTTCTTCGTACTATGGCTTCAGTTTTTGAGATTATCGAGCGCCTCCCGGGCGGCCCGCTTCACGGGAGGTGCATAATCAAGGTAACCGGTATAGAGAAGGTAGTCGAAGGCGACACGGTCTCCAAGGGCCCCAAGATTATTTACCACCGCAAGAGCCACCTGGGTATCTACAGGCTGCCCATTTTCAACATATGCATTCATCACTTCTAAATACAGCGATAAACGCACAGCTGCTTCATGGGTACCCATGGCACCGAGGCCTGCGATAGCCTCGAGTAAGCTTGAGGTACTGGTTTCCCCCCGATCGACCTCGACGGTTGTTTGGTCAAAATGGTCGATCACCAACTCGGTCGCTTCGGCCCAGCGATATTCGGTCAAAGCCCGAACCGCTTCATATCGAAGTTCCCGAAGTACAGGTTTCTCTTCTTCGGCTACAACCCGGGAATCGAGGCCATATGAAAGCGCCTTCATGGCTATTGTAGCCTTCTGCTCGACACTCAACGCCTCCCGGGAGTCCGCGCGTTTGAGAGCTTCTAACTTTTCCACCGGCGGATTTTGTTCGATAACTCGGGAGATGTTGGCAACATAGTCGCCTCCGAGCTGTTCAAGAGCCCCATCGGCTTTATAGGTAATCTCGTCCGAGTATTTCAAATAGGAAGCACTAAATAGGAGTCCGTAGGAATTTTCAT
The sequence above is drawn from the Sediminispirochaeta bajacaliforniensis DSM 16054 genome and encodes:
- a CDS encoding ComEC/Rec2 family competence protein is translated as MPSWGIDPTRLRSVEGYLYRDPVLTASDGALLQFHIDSVRGRDGTIASGRGICTLFVPDCRDMARQALTGCEISLDLSFDETDRPLARSSTLRLTRHCGLGRRIRYTFFRSASRLFSDSPRASLLLEALLLGRKSDPSSPVFTLFRRAGASHILALSGMHIGILASLVFSLLRPIVGRRYAKVLLLLFLPFYLFLVGLRPSLVRALFFFILAGTIFWSKSSSFRALTLTFLMQIVIFPLSPAELSFQLSYLALFGILTLAAPIDNILRGLLLPSALSSLLAASIAAILASAPLLFFYFGELRPASLAASVLLSLPVLLLIWSGLVQLFLHITKLSALLACCSVFSDHLAAFVLSLAQLCASLPAVFPKDPNTAAIFATLLLTITLSLRYLFNNGGIPFRLRFARVSCRFPGSPGIEHAETLRTEFPRCAGGSFKNRKAS